GCTATACAGTGGCTTTCGTTTACTTGCATCGGAAAACTATTATATGTTGAATTATCATTTGATATTTGGTATTTAGTTATTGATTCAAAGAGGGTTTCTGATTTATCAATAACTCTTATACTTCCAGTTTTTTCAATGCAAAGCCATTGCGGATATTGATTAATTTGCCTTCTTATGCAATGTTTAAAGTATTTTCTACAGTCAATCGAAACTACTGCGCGCAGAGTGGTAAGATGAAGTTCTTGCAGAGTATCATCCAGGATGGTTCGCATCCTAGGACATCCGCTGCAAGACGATAAATAATATTCGACGAGGACATCTCCTTGCTTCAGAAAATGATTCAGTACTTCGGGATCAATATCTTCGACTGAATTATTTCGCAGCTGTCCAATCGATGCAACTGGCAAACCAAGCAAAAGGAGGAAAACcgcattcattttaaatataaaatttagtatatggcaaataaatcaatgctacaaaaaaaaaacaaagagctTTAATATGGAAACACAATTTTTGTATACTctgtaaaaattaaactttttactTAAGCGTCATGTTTGCAAGGAATTCTTTCATTTACAATCGATCGTAATCAATATTCGAATTACAAGCCCAGTCCGGCAGTTCTGTTTCGTACTCCCAGCCAACACCCTGTAAATaagttttcatttaaaaataaaccctTAGAAGGCAGAGTTTACAACGAACCCTGTATTTCCATGCATGCAAGTACATTATGAGATCCTTTGGGCCGGGGTCTCTGTAGTTTATCTTGCATTCGGAACATTGAGGGTCCGAAGTTGCCTTTTGTGGATCAAACGACCTGTCTGGCTCTTCATAGCACGTTTGGGTGGCAGTCTGTGCAGTAGAGTAAAAACATTGTATTCTCCAGAATTGTAAACATATTTGAAATTACTTACTTCGTTACTTGGCACAAGGGGTTCCACAATAACAGAAGTGGCAGTCCCACTACTGATAGGATTTTCTACTACTGAAGTACTTGTTGCTCCGTCTTTTATATTCGCTGATACGATTTGATCCCCTTCCAAGCCCAACCAGTTCTCGGCATTATGAATGCTAATTAAGTTACTGATCAACTGTTCTTCGGTTATTCCACCGATATCTCCACCTCTTCCTTTTAATGGTCCAAAAACTTCGTGGTTGTACAAGGGATCATTTGAAATGGGATAGCCTGTTGAATACGAGTGTTATAATTGCATGGAATTATCTCGTTATGACTTACCCAAATATTGCAAATGTACGCGTATTTGGTGCATTCGTCCTGTAAGTGGTTTGCACAAAACAATACTATCACTACCCACTTCGCCAATTCGTTTAAATGTGGTTTTACAGTCTTTGCCCTTGGGTGAAACCTTACAAACACCGATCTTGTAGCTCACGACATCGATTTTCTCATTGCATTCAACTGTGCCACTGAGATAGATATGCCAAAtgaatcaatattttaatgatataTTTCTGACTTACTCTGGAAAGCGTCCCTCAACGCGGCAAACATACTCCTTTTGCACTTGTCTAGTTCGGatttgcagctccagctcgcGGGCTTTCTCAGCAGTTCGTCCAAACAAGAGAAGACCAGAAGTAAGTCGATCCAATCTGTGGATGGTTCGCAGATTCTTCAGATTGTGCTCCTTGGCCAGAATGAAAACCACCGTGTTATGTCTATATCGCCCACAAGGGTGTACCTGAAGAAATGCGATTgttattatattcgattgcgtttaatttagtatacccACTGGTATTGATGCCGGCTTATTCACAACCACAATATCCTTGTCCATGTACACTATCTTGATGGGCTGTGAAGTAACAGGGACTTCGTGTCTAGAATGCAAATGTGTTGCATATTCAAATGAGGTTTCCTACTGATGCTTACCTATGAACCACATTGGCCAGCAGATCATTATGTTTGATCTTATAGTCCTTGGGTACCTTCTCATAATTAACAGTCAATTTTCCTGCCTCCAGACTGCGCTCATATTCCTCCGGCGGTGCAGCTCGGAATTCACGCACAAATACATCCAGAATTTTCTCATCAACCCAACGTCCTTTGGCGAACGTGgtgaatgtgaaaaaatagGGATACACCTTTCGCAGACCTATAGATTGTGATAATACTAATTTAGGATATTGGTTTTTAATGGTTTCGGCATACCGTTTTCAAAATAATACGAAGTTTCGTCGTATCTTTCATCGCTGAATCCAGGACGCTTGGTTTTAAGCCCATTGGCATctaattttacttttttcacATATCTGCTTTCCTCATCTGCGCCGCTAGCTTTTCGTTTTTCCGGCAgagtttcatttgtttgcgTTTCAGACTTTTCCTCTGATATGGGAATCTgtaagataaataaaatagagtgATAAAAAATACCTTGaaattttatagtttttgatTTAAGCTGGATAGCTGCTTACTATTTAGAAAATCACTAGGATTTAAGGATGCAGATAATAGGAAAGCATTCCGTGCCAAAGCCaacatacatgtgtacatatatgcttATCACCTTATCAGCTTTTAACACATAGGAGCCTTGTTTCAGGTTTTTGTGTGCCAACAACTCCTTCCTTTCTTTCCGCTGGCCAAGCATAATTTTCAGACAGgctgtttgcttttccttgTTGGAcacgaaaaggaaaacaaaaactaccAAATTGGCTTCGAACCAGCAGAATTCTGTTAGTTACTGGTCTACCAGCCAATATGTTCCAGCCAGGAAGCAAACATAGACAAAAGTCCATAATAAAACAGATTAAACAGGACTCTATTTTCCTTCTATTTGGTGGGTGGCTGAAGCTACCACAATTTTCACTCCATTTGCTCTGCTTCCTCCAGCTTCCAGAAGTCTTTTATCTTGTTTCTGTTGTCGTGACTGTGCAATTCGGATGCTTTTATATCATGAACTCCATCGTTTTTGCGATCTTCTACTTCTTTCACATTCTACATGCAAGCTTCGAGAATCTCTAAGTTCATTGTACCGATCATCGCTTGAATTATCAACTGAGTGATGTAGCTTCTTCTGTCGTCCTTGCTGCTTATCACATTTCTTGATGACATTTCAATGCATCCAAATTATTATAGGAATGGGCAAGCAACATTCACTTCCAATCTGTAGCCACGCGTAGAGGTCCTTGCGGTGTCCTTGTGCTCCTGCATGAACTTTAGAAAAAGCTCATCCTGCGGTGGCGTTTTATGCTCGTCTCTTGTGGgtaaaaacaacacaaacaatttATAGCTTACAACTTACATGTTGGCTTGCCGCTGTTTTGTAAACAAACCcacgcttcttcttcttcacatTCACCTACATTGATAACACACGCAACCTTGTCACGGCGTTGCCAGACCAATTTACTGGGGAGCAGCATTGCGTTAATTTGGCGCTTTGGAGATTTCACAAAGGATTTAAAAGTGCCATCTCTAaaggtttttttattttctttatgatTTTAACTTGAATCATGGAAATTCATTgacaaatattcaatatttatttcacttcaattacattttttaccgGTTTCATTGTCTGAAATCTACATTTGATTGTTCCAAGTCAGTTATATAAACATtgccacaaaacaaaaattaaaatcgttGAGGATTGTATTATAACTTACAATAAAGATACAATCAAACCTAatcataaaattgttttgaattccTATTCAAAACAGCCAACTGTTAATAAactaaaagaaataaaatttttttttccgtgCAAAAAGCCAAGCAAGAGTTtttaaaaaggcaaaaattaaAGATACTTCCAATGTTCAAATCACACGGCTTATGTGTTCCTAATTACTACTTTTctatacatttataatttagTTAATTGCGCAAAGTGGTCCTGATCCGCAAAGCCACTTAGCCCAAAAGCCGCCGTTCCTCCTTTTTAATTCCTCAGTTTGATGGCGCAAGCCAGTGCCAgtggaatggaaaatggcaaggACTGCAGCGGACCAAGTCTTAGAGGGATTTTCCTCTTCCTGCAAcccagtaccagtaccagtatCCTCCAGCCGCCAACCACGGCGGTTTTCGTAATGTGTGTTTACATGGTATTGTAAGAATTATGAAAACGACTGGCCCAAAAGGCGCATCGCGGAAACAATGAGGACCGCACTTAGGATACCCATAGAACCAACCCACCCGCCCTGCTGAAAGCACAAGGCACTGACACTAATAATTGCGGAAACATCACGACCAACAGACCAACTTGACAAAAGTAGCTCGTTAGGCAGCCACCGCGATGGCGGGACACTAGAAACCCGCTGAGGCCCCCCCAAAAAGAACTAATTATGACAAATCCGCGGTAAAATATATACGTAGGTAAGTGAAACGAGTCCGTCCGCCCGACTTCCGTCCAGTTGGTCCCCACACATAACTTAACTCCTTGCGTGAGCACGATAACCCAGACGATATCCTTGAATCATCCCCctacatgtgtatgtatatttgcgTATGCATACACCATGTTAATCCGAGGAGGTCGGTTTTTAGTTTATTGATTGTTTAATTAGCGAGAGAGAATTAGGAACGGCTTTGCGCTTTAAGTGTACACACTGGCTAAATATTTAAGGCCATTTGCCACTGTCACGTACGTTGAGGTGAAAGAAGAACaaccagcaaacaaaaagcccaaaaacCTGCCTGGTTGTACGGTTTTTGTGGGGCCATTAAGGGTTTTGTCTAAAATCTGGTTTTTGTTGCACATCTTAGCAGAGCCCTAAATTTTTAAGAATGTACTGACGCCTAAGGGTGGCTTTAAATTTCTATGCCGGCCAGAACGTTGACTCTGCTGCAGCCACTGCAGTCTCCTTTACTGGGGCATTTGTGACTCAAAGTCTCGTAAAAGTAGCTTAAATCTCCAGGTGCCTGGGTGCAGCTACTCCTTCCTGCTCCACCGCATGTTTATATCCAATTTTATGACTGTCGAAACTTTAAGATAATAgaataaaactgaaataaacCCATTTTTCGCACACGAATGTGTGGGAGTCACGCAATGATGTTTAAGCTTTGCCTTCACTTATTGGtattaatttgtttgaaaCCTTCTTCAAAATTACTCAAATATtctgaagaatatatacaACCCACCACTTTCAGCTTCAATCAAAACCCTAATTTGCTGTGGGCAAACGTGTTTGACAACTTTTATAAGATTTAAAACCTTAGTTTTATTACGTCAAGTAAGTTTCAACTTGACGCTTAATTCAGCCctaattaattgtttaaattaatgcAGCAAATTGCATTGGCGACTCCCTGATtagctttttaattaagttttaagtGCGCGATTGGAGCTGCTGCATTGAAATTTCCCTCGACACCAATAATACTGCATAAGTGAGGACAGGAATCCGAATCCACACAATTTGCTAGCAGACCCGACTAAATTGTTTTGGGCATTCGATTCCCCCAAGATAAATATGCTCTTTTACTAGCTGCGAATCGGTCAAAGTTCGAGAACTGGTCGCAAATCGCGGTTTTCTCGCTGACTTGGCGCTGTAAAGCGGGTAAATAAATGGGAATTAGTAATGGAGGAACACTCCATGGTAGAAAAATGTGCACAAGTCCAGatgaattttatatattcttgtaaATAAGTTATAAACATATGTACCTGTAGTGTTATATAAGAATAACTTTTTAAATGATCTAAAAGTTATATAAGAATACTTCCAACTGTAGTGTTATATTATAATGtgtttatttatctttttaaaACGAACTCTAATTCCGAGTAGCTTTCTTAAAAGTTGCTATACATTTGATAGTataaaatgaagaaaacgatttaaatatcataCCATATCGTACATATGCACACTTGTATTTTCTaatgaaaaatacaattaatatgcatacgtatatattttttaaaattttgttttcttttgtagAAGTAGACTAGATATACTCAGTTATCAGTACTCTTGAAATcatgatatattatatattagaACAAACTTTAAGTAACCGGACTAGAGTATCATTAACCTAGTTACTGGAAGGTCACAAATAGATATCATCACTACTCACCGGTGGATCTTCGCTTTCAGGTGGACTCGCATCCGTATCATCTGGAAACCACACGCATTCGGGAGACTCTTCCCGATCGGTGATATTGCCTCCAGAAGTCGGATTTGTGGACAGCATACGCCGGTACAGGAATATGTTTTCCACGTCCACGGAGGAGGCATCTCCATGTTGGGTCTGCGCGTTTCTCAACAGTTTCGAGCTTTCCATTTTCGCCAGGCACGAGAATTGTTTATAGTTTTTGATTTGCGGCCGTCGATTTGTAAGAATATCTGTGCAACGCTATAAATGTAACAACAAGTTAGTCAACACGTGCGCAGATTTTAACtcgaaatacaaaaacacTCCGCTTTACGCGTTGATTTAGCTAAATAAGTTAAAAGCTACTTTAATTCATAGCACAAACAGCACTTGCCAAAGGAAAAACGCCACAAAATTGCCGCAAAAACCGCATGAAAACAACGTTTTTATGCCGAAAGcgaacaaaaccaaaacattgCCTATCGATAAGCGAGTGAACCACTGATTCGCGGCAATTGAACCGCATTAGGGGTATTTGCACGGAACTTGCTGAGGTTTCAAAACCACTCGAAATCGTTTTCGAAATGCTGGAGAACAATATGCGAATTAAGGTTCAACTTAAAGTTCTTTCACATGATTTCGCTTACTTACAAATACAGACTTAGATTTCACTCTTTTGCCAGTCTTTTTACCAGGAACTCTGTGAGAAACCTGATTGCTAGAGGATTTTAAAGGAACTATTTAAAAAGCTAGATATTGAAATGTAACTTTGAAATCTTCAAGCTGGACGCTGATAGCATTCAGTTCTTTCAAATGAATACCCAAAT
This genomic stretch from Drosophila teissieri strain GT53w chromosome 2L, Prin_Dtei_1.1, whole genome shotgun sequence harbors:
- the LOC122622528 gene encoding RNA pseudouridylate synthase domain-containing protein 2 isoform X1 translates to MRFLRQFCGVFPLRCTDILTNRRPQIKNYKQFSCLAKMESSKLLRNAQTQHGDASSVDVENIFLYRRMLSTNPTSGGNITDREESPECVWFPDDTDASPPESEDPPIPISEEKSETQTNETLPEKRKASGADEESRYVKKVKLDANGLKTKRPGFSDERYDETSYYFENGLRKVYPYFFTFTTFAKGRWVDEKILDVFVREFRAAPPEEYERSLEAGKLTVNYEKVPKDYKIKHNDLLANVVHRHEVPVTSQPIKIVYMDKDIVVVNKPASIPVHPCGRYRHNTVVFILAKEHNLKNLRTIHRLDRLTSGLLLFGRTAEKARELELQIRTRQVQKEYVCRVEGRFPDGTVECNEKIDVVSYKIGVCKVSPKGKDCKTTFKRIGEVGSDSIVLCKPLTGRMHQIRVHLQYLGYPISNDPLYNHEVFGPLKGRGGDIGGITEEQLISNLISIHNAENWLGLEGDQIVSANIKDGATSTSVVENPISSGTATSVIVEPLVPSNETATQTCYEEPDRSFDPQKATSDPQCSECKINYRDPGPKDLIMYLHAWKYRGVGWEYETELPDWACNSNIDYDRL
- the LOC122622528 gene encoding RNA pseudouridylate synthase domain-containing protein 2 isoform X2, with protein sequence MDKDIVVVNKPASIPVHPCGRYRHNTVVFILAKEHNLKNLRTIHRLDRLTSGLLLFGRTAEKARELELQIRTRQVQKEYVCRVEGRFPDGTVECNEKIDVVSYKIGVCKVSPKGKDCKTTFKRIGEVGSDSIVLCKPLTGRMHQIRVHLQYLGYPISNDPLYNHEVFGPLKGRGGDIGGITEEQLISNLISIHNAENWLGLEGDQIVSANIKDGATSTSVVENPISSGTATSVIVEPLVPSNETATQTCYEEPDRSFDPQKATSDPQCSECKINYRDPGPKDLIMYLHAWKYRGVGWEYETELPDWACNSNIDYDRL